A window from Centropristis striata isolate RG_2023a ecotype Rhode Island chromosome 4, C.striata_1.0, whole genome shotgun sequence encodes these proteins:
- the LOC131970706 gene encoding LOW QUALITY PROTEIN: olfactory receptor 52E4-like (The sequence of the model RefSeq protein was modified relative to this genomic sequence to represent the inferred CDS: deleted 2 bases in 1 codon): MIVMFLYILIVCANLLLIVVICVNRSLHEPMYIFLCSLFVNELYGSTGLFPFLLVQILSDIHTVSSSFCFLQICCVYCYANMEFCNLAIMSYDRYLAICFPLQYNTRMTLKKVAMLIALTWLFTFIEVSVLISLSGSLQLCGNIINKVYCDNYYIVKLACFDTTVNNIYGIIYTIAIVGGVVAVILYTYIKILKVCFSGSKQTRQKAVSTCTPHLASLLNFSFGAFFEVIQSRFNMNSAPNMLRIFMSLYWYMPTTLQPFDVWT; the protein is encoded by the exons atgattgtcatgtttttatatattttgattgTCTGTGCCAACCTTTTGCTGATTGTGGTTATCTGTGTGAACAGAAGCTTACATGAACCTATGTATATTTTTCTGTGCAGCCTGTTTGTAAATGAACTCTATGGTAGTACAGGGTTGTTTCCATTCCTTCTGGTCCAGATCCTCTCTGACATTCAcactgtttcttcttctttttgtttcctgcagattTGCTGTGTTTACTGTTATGCAAATATGGAGTTTTGTAACTTAGCCATCATGTCTTATGACAGATATCTTGCTATCTGTTTTCCTCTGCAATATAACACACGTATGACATTGAAAAAAGTTGCCATGCTTATTGCTTTAACAtggttatttacatttattgaagTTTCTGTTTTGATATCATTGAGTGGTTCTTTACAGCTGTGTGGGAACATCATTAACAAAGTGTACTGTGACAATTATTATATTGTCAAACTGGCATGTTTTGACACAACAGTGAACAACATCTATggaattatttacacaattgcCATAGTAGGTGGGGTTGTAGCTGTAATCCTGTACACATATATAAAGATTctcaaagtgtgtttttctggctCCAAACAGACGAGACAGAAAGCTGTCAGTACCTGCACACCTCACCTCGCTTCTCTGCTCAACTTTTCTTTCGGGGCTTTCTTTGAAGTAATTCAGAGCAGGTTTAATATGAACAGTGCACCCAATATGTTGCgcatttttatgtcattatactGG TACATGCCAACCACTCTTCAACCCTTTGATGTATGgacttaa
- the LOC131970707 gene encoding olfactory receptor 11A1-like: protein MVSHFGNSTSFSFSYFILEGYEDVGSLKYFYFMLTAMVYIVIVIVNTSLIVVICVNRSLHEPMYIFLCSLFVNELYGTAGMLPFILVQILSDIHTISVSLCFLQMFCLHTYIKIEIFNLAIMSYDRYLAICCPLQYNTRMTCKKAVIFILAVWLYSFVSFLITLSLNIRLTRCGNTINSLGCTNYQVAELACSDPKVNNIYGLFANVLLLVPLFPILFSYMKILIVCFSGSKQTRQKAVSTCTPHLTSLIYFSLGYIFVVIQSRIDMSSVPRELRIILSLYLLIVPPFLNPIMFGLQLSKLRNTCKHVLCYKMLACQRD from the coding sequence ATGGTATCCCATTTTGGTAATTCAACTTCATTCTCTTTCTCTTATTTCATTCTTGAAGGTTATGAGGATGTTGGATcgttgaaatatttttattttatgttaactgCAATGGTGTACATTGTTATTGTGATTGTCAACACTTCTCTGATTGTGGTTATCTGTGTGAACAGAAGCTTACATGAACCtatgtacatttttctgtgcagcCTGTTTGTAAATGAACTGTATGGTACTGCAGGGATGTTGCCATTCATTCTGGTTCAGATCCTCTCTGACATTCACactatttctgtttctttgtgtttcctgcagatgttctgtttgcatacatatataaaaatagaaatatttaatttagccATCATGTCTTATGACAGATATCTTGCTATCTGTTGTCCTCTACAATATAACACACGTATGACATGTAAGAAAGCAGTTATCTTTATTCTTGCTGTATGGTTGTACTCTTTTGTCAGTTTCCTGATTACTCTATCCTTAAACATACGTTTGACACGTTGTGGAAACACCATAAACAGTTTGGGTTGTACAAACTACCAAGTCGCAGAGTTGGCCTGTTCTGACCCCAAAGTGAATAATATTTATGGACTGTTTGCTAATGTTCTCCTATTAGTCCCCCTGTTTCCAATCCTTTTCTCCTACATGAAGAttcttattgtgtgtttttctggctcCAAACAGACGAGACAGAAAGCTGTCAGTACCTGCACACCTCACCTCACTTCTCTGATTTACTTTTCTTTAGGCTACATTTTTGTAGTCATTCAGAGTAGAATTGATATGAGCAGTGTACCCAGAGAACTGCgtattattctgtctctgtatcTTCTCATCGTGCCGCCATTTTTGAATCCTATCATGTTTGGATTGCAACTATCAAAATTACGTAATACATGTAAACATGTCCTCTGTTATAAAATGTTGGCTTGCCAAAGAGATTAA